CGCCGCGCCGCCGCCTTTGATCATCTGCATGTGGCCGTTGATTTCATCCGCGCCATCAACGTAAATCCCCAGACGATCCACTTCGTTGAGATCGAAAACGGTAATGCCGAGGCTTTTCAGCTTTTCCGTGGAAGCATCAGAGCTGGAAACCGCGCCCTCGATCTGCCCCTTCATCGTGCCCAGCGCATCGATAAAGTGTGCCGCGGTTGATCCCGTACCGACACCGACAATGGTACCCGGCTGTACGTACTGGAGAGCGGCCCATCCTACTGCTTTTTTCAGTTCATCCTGCGTCATGATCGTTTTGCCTGTGGTATGAAAACTCAGGGCGCATTATAGAACACGTCGAATGGAATTCGTCTGCCACAAAGGGAAAATTGTGTCATAGTGCAGAATAAGCAAAATTAAGGAGCCAGCCAGAGCAATGAAACGTCCGGACTACAGAACACTACAGGCACTTGATGCAGTTATTCGTGAACGAGGTTTTGAGCGCGCGGCGCAAAAGCTTTGCATCACGCAGTCCGCCGTATCACAGCGTATCAAACAGCTTGAAAACATGTTCGGTCAGCCGCTGCTGGTGCGTACCGTGCCGCCACGGCCAACCGAGCAGGGACAAAAGCTCCTCGCCCTGCTGCGCCAGGTTGAACTGCTGGAAGACGAGTGGCTGGGTGACGAACAAACGGGCTCTACGCCGCTGCTGCTCTCTCTGGCGGTCAACGCCGACAGTCTGGCGACCTGGCTGCTGCCGGCCCTGGCGCCGGTATTAGCTGACTCCCCTATCCGCCTGAATTTGCAGGTTGAAGATGAAACCCGTACCCAGGAGCGCCTGCGTCGCGGTGAAGTGGTTGGGGCGGTTAGTATCCAGCCTCAGGCGTTGCCAAGCTGCCTTGTCGATCAGTTGGGCGCCCTGGACTACCTGTTCGTGGGTTCAAAATCCTTTGCCGAGCGCTACTTCCCCAACGGGGTGACCCGTGCGGCGCTGCTGAAAGCCCCTGCCGTGGCGTTCGACCATCTGGACGATATGCATCAGGCGTTCCTGCAGCAAAACTTCGATCTGCCGCCGGGCAGCGTGCCTTGCCATATCGTTAACTCATCTGAAGCCTTCGTGCAGCTTGCGCGTCAGGGCACCACCTGCTGCATGATCCCGCATCTGCAGATTGAGAAAGAATTGAAAAGCGGTGAGCTGATTGACTTAACGCCGGGGCTGTATCAGCGTCGGATGCTCTACTGGCACCGTTTTGCGCCGGAAAGCCGGATGATGCGCAACGTCACTGACGCGCTGCTGGCGTACGGGCACAAGGTGTTGAGACAGAATTAAAAAATAAGCCGGGTGGCGGCTTCGCCTTACCCGGCCTACAGATTACTGAGCCGGTTTCGGCTGTGCTGCAACGGGTTCCAGCTGGAAGACCACATCCACCTGATCGTCGAACTGAATGGTTGGCTGCTCGTAAGTTTCCTGAGCGGACACCGGGGCTGCATCAGCCTTCATCATCCGTACCATCGGGCTTGGCTGGTAGTTAGAGACGTGGTAACGCACGCTGTAAACCGGGCCGAGCTTGCTCTTAAAGCCAGAAGCCAACTGTTCCGCCCGGTGAATGGCATCATCAATCGCCGCTTTACGCGCTTCGTCTTTGTATTTCTCCGGTTGCGCAACGCCCAGCGACACGGAACGAATTTCGTTCAGACCCGCCTTCAACGCACCGTCCAGCAGCGAGTTAAGCTTATCCAGCTGACGCACGGTCACTTCAACGGTACGCACGGCGCGGTAGCCTTTCAGGATGCTTTTACCATTCTGATAGTCGTAATCGGGTT
The Enterobacter pseudoroggenkampii genome window above contains:
- a CDS encoding oxidative stress defense protein; its protein translation is MKFKVMALAALVSFGAVSAQASELPDGPHIVTSGTASVDAVPDVATLAIEVNVAAKDAASAKKQADDRVAQYLSFLEQNGVGKKDINSANLRTQPDYDYQNGKSILKGYRAVRTVEVTVRQLDKLNSLLDGALKAGLNEIRSVSLGVAQPEKYKDEARKAAIDDAIHRAEQLASGFKSKLGPVYSVRYHVSNYQPSPMVRMMKADAAPVSAQETYEQPTIQFDDQVDVVFQLEPVAAQPKPAQ
- the argP gene encoding DNA-binding transcriptional regulator ArgP is translated as MKRPDYRTLQALDAVIRERGFERAAQKLCITQSAVSQRIKQLENMFGQPLLVRTVPPRPTEQGQKLLALLRQVELLEDEWLGDEQTGSTPLLLSLAVNADSLATWLLPALAPVLADSPIRLNLQVEDETRTQERLRRGEVVGAVSIQPQALPSCLVDQLGALDYLFVGSKSFAERYFPNGVTRAALLKAPAVAFDHLDDMHQAFLQQNFDLPPGSVPCHIVNSSEAFVQLARQGTTCCMIPHLQIEKELKSGELIDLTPGLYQRRMLYWHRFAPESRMMRNVTDALLAYGHKVLRQN